The following nucleotide sequence is from Labeo rohita strain BAU-BD-2019 chromosome 3, IGBB_LRoh.1.0, whole genome shotgun sequence.
ttacacttttaccCTTAAACAGCAGAGAGAAAACAGGATGCGTGTACACAGTATACAGTAGGCCGGTGCATTCAATCAAAGTGACAGCAGCCTAGTATACCTACTGCTGTCTGTGTTGctaatgttaatcaaacaacaaaagactaAAAGAAAATCTCTTGACTGAATAACTCTTGTAGCTTTAATAAAGATCAATCTTGTCTAAATTTTGTGTCATAACAACCTTATCTAATATAATTCAAGATTAAATGGgttaaaacaacaaatacaatAACTATtcgtttaattaattatttgcaGCACGGCCAGTGAGAGTTGAGTCATGTACAGACCattgttatttatgtatttttatatactataatagttaattaatattttaaattagctgttattgttatttttattattttagcatttaaaattaaGCAAGTTTAGCTTAAGTTTTTCTTAAGTTCTACCATTTAGTTCTaacttagttttattttagtattaatgcaggtttagttttaatatatatttctagttagtaattttaggcctttaatttattttaattgggtGCCAAGCATATATGTCaaatttgaaatagtttttcatctaatatgtatatgattttttattattattattattattaacaattaatattgatatcattattatgataataacactaataatatttttttattttagctttatctcattcataaaaaaaaagtaatactttctgttaaaaacaatgcctattttccacaagttggtatgattctttagggtcttcaagacatgtctgcaacatactttggttaaaattcctcagtggtcaaataaaacatcatctttttgccttgtcaaaaacagctctgttcacaacaacccgtttcggtgcatgtctctctaaatgataatgagctctgctcactccattttttgtgtatttggtggtgCGTTACCATCAAAACCAAcactaatccactgcatcctcagtggctctgatgtcaggacaaaattaagacaaaattatgttcactttttcatCCAAATACGAAACACCTGCTTTTTGCTTATGAGACGTTACTGTCACTACAGCTGCTGGACCATGGAGAAAATGGTGGACCGGGTACAACAAtggtacaactggctgagggcggaaatatgctaatacgggacagtccatCATCGctcgtgggcggggcctgagcaatatgacatcatactgctcagaaaatcaaaacggcttgatcaTACAGAATGTTTAGGTTTTTGAgggatttaaaaaagaaaaaaagaagtgaatgCATTGTTTCATGCATGATTGCAGGGtagttgtgtccacacactgcaaagacacatttctatgcaaacaccatgtaaaagtgaattttgcatccaaatGCAAACTGTTTCTGATGCGTAAATTCCATCTTACCGGCTAGCGGTCAGACTGTCTGGCGCTGATAGACTGCTTCTTCTACACCAACCCACCCAGCCCGCTGTTGAGAAAGAACTGTCCTCTCTTCAGCGCGTCCTCCCTCTCTGCTGGGGCGCTGAGGGTCTGACAGCGCCGGAACTCTCTGGTCACTACACGCCGGTAGTAATCACGGTCGGTGTACTGTAAGTGTTGGCCTGCACGGAGCAGTGCTCGGTACAGCTGCAGCACAGCACTGCGGGACCAGCCGCCCATCAGGGAGAGCTCAGAGCGGGCAGAGACAGACGTCTCACACGCACCTGCAAAAGAAAGCGGGCACTTTAATACCACCCTACAATGGACGACAACAGGTCACCGACCACACCAAAGTGCTGTGGTTATTGATGTCATATTGCTATCAGGTTCAATAAACAGCAGACACACCCAAACCACATTCAAATCACCACAATTCAGCGCTCTTCTTCAAACAAGCACAGTCCACAATGCGTCCTTTCAAAACAAACACTCATAAAACCAGACCAATGCTGGCACGTGTGACTTCTTGACCACACTCTCAGTCATGTGACCCTGTAATTACATGTGCAATGTCACCGCAATTGTTACTCTCATTATTAACGATATGGATCGTCACATACATCgtttacatacaaaaaaaatacgTTACTTGACAACTGAACAAACTAAGATACATAACGATTGTCTTTTATAACCACTACGACAGATTTCCAGCTTGTTCCGCATGTAATATTTAGGATTGTCgggtaaagaaaataaacaaatatatacgtTTGTACATTAATCACACGATCTACGTGAAGCAGTTCAAGCGAATGTGTATGAAAATGAGACGCTTAAGAGCAGAGCTGCAGTTATTTGCATGCTACCGTTAGCTAGCTTCATCTCCAGTGACCTTCTTTAACTGTGTAAATATGGCAATAATCTCAACCTCCGAGGTCTCGTATGCTTCATAAACTCATGTTCGGAGCCGATAAGAAACTTTAACTCACGTTTGAAATTGTCAAAACTTAATGTTTAGCTTGTCAAGGGTGGAGGGAGACCAGTCTTCAGTACGGGGTCGACCACTGCCGCTCCGGAAGAAGATGGTAAGTGACTAGAAAGTTACTTCCGGGGTTATAAGACCAAGTTTGTAGACTGGGATGTGGCTCAAATTGAACTAAAGAACCTTGAGAGatttttcctgttttgtttttaaacctccacatttctctgaaaaactaaattacgttattaatttgttaattattttagcaaagttttatattcataaGACAAAAATAACTCAAAAGAAACCCTCATATATTACCTTTTAAACAAGaaacttataaaaacaataaatgttctAAAGCTTTTTATCCtagttttattatgtatacagtCATTTTCTCTTTTACATGCTTTGAATTGTACAACACTGCATTATATTTGGCTTGTACTTTTTGCATTGTACCTATGTGTGATTTAACTaactaaacaaatacataaataaagggCTGTAGCTCAAAACTAACTAATCTAGTTAGCTCTTTcagtgcagtgtgtgtgtgtgtacttgttttcgctacattgtggggaccaaatgtccccacaaggaaagtaaaacctgacatttttgaccgcaggccagtccccacaatgttaaaaaatgattaaaaatagtaaatgatgtttatctgaaagtgtaacgatgcaaacatgttttctgtgagggctaggtttagggttagggttgggttaggggatagacaatatcgttttaATCAGTATAAAACAGGGGTGCtcagtcctgctcctggagatctaccttcctgcagagctcagctccaaccctgatcgaacacacctgaagcaactaattaggatctgaaggagcacttgataattacagacaggtgtgtttggtcagggttggaactaaactctgcaggaaggtagaactccaggagcaggattgagcacccctggtataaaatctatagaagtctatggaaagtccccacaattcacaaaaacaaacatgcattttatgaaCTTGTAATCAAACTATGAACTG
It contains:
- the LOC127163577 gene encoding MIEF1 upstream open reading frame protein-like — encoded protein: MGGWSRSAVLQLYRALLRAGQHLQYTDRDYYRRVVTREFRRCQTLSAPAEREDALKRGQFFLNSGLGGLV